Proteins from a single region of Desulfobacterales bacterium:
- the wrbA gene encoding NAD(P)H:quinone oxidoreductase encodes MTKILILYYSMYGHIETMAYAVAEGALSVEGIEVIVKRVPELLPEDVARKAGAKLDQAAPVATPGELAEYDAVLFGTPTRFGNMCAQMRNFLDQTGGLWAGGKLVGKVGSVFTSTGTQHGGQETTITSFHSTLLHHGMIIVGVPYSCQELTNMSEITGGSPYGAGTLAGADGSRQPSENEIKIARFQGTHVAQVAKKLSV; translated from the coding sequence ATGACAAAAATTCTCATTCTTTATTACAGCATGTACGGCCACATCGAAACCATGGCGTATGCGGTGGCTGAAGGCGCGCTCAGCGTCGAGGGTATCGAGGTGATCGTCAAACGTGTGCCCGAACTGCTTCCGGAAGATGTGGCACGAAAGGCCGGCGCCAAGTTGGACCAGGCGGCGCCGGTTGCAACACCGGGCGAACTGGCGGAATACGATGCCGTCCTATTCGGCACGCCGACGCGTTTTGGCAATATGTGCGCGCAAATGCGCAATTTTCTGGACCAGACCGGCGGGCTATGGGCCGGCGGAAAGTTGGTCGGCAAGGTGGGCAGTGTCTTTACCTCAACGGGGACACAGCACGGCGGGCAGGAAACCACGATCACCTCGTTTCATTCAACACTGCTGCATCACGGCATGATCATCGTGGGGGTTCCCTATTCCTGCCAAGAGCTCACGAATATGAGTGAGATCACCGGCGGGTCCCCCTATGGGGCAGGCACCCTTGCCGGAGCGGACGGCAGCCGCCAGCCGTCCGAGAACGAGATAAAAATCGCCCGGTTTCAGGGAACGCACGTTGCGCAAGTGGCGAAGAAGCTATCCGTCTGA
- a CDS encoding response regulator, producing the protein MTKFILLTNNWGRENYLVNTASLVFIAGLMLSYAIAFPYLFETLGPAVRLLPIVYLLLAALLWGLWGGLATGAVTFLINLLLHEKFHFQFEGGLIGPFAGLITIVMVGRLSDLSRGLALQLNERHILDERLQMSETKYRTLFEMESDCLALLESETFRILEVNQAATELFGYSREDLLGANALPLSAEPERTLAFMRNRIQRTPIRYLRKKDGTIFPCEIKARHFELQGQKVSLMVIRDITERIEAEQQRMLTDKQHQQSQKLEAIGTLAGGIAHDFNNILGGILGYTDLLQLQEISWDQKSNSYLEQIRKAIHRAKDLIHQILTFSRQSEDSKQPVLIIPIIMEALKLLRATVPARIEIRQHIKADKDTVIADATQIHQIIINLCTNAYHAITSGNGLIDVTVANRHLDEKFAELHPEIEPGNYLLITVTDTGHGMDQQVLERIFQPYFTTKKDRGSGLGLSVVHGIVSGHKGCVTVESEPGNGSSFHVYLPLAIADADMTGETARQIAGGSERILLVDDEPAIIEMMKDVLERMHYVVEFRTSSLEALALIRAKPRHFDLLITDMNMPHMTGIELRMQAAQIYPDFPVIIMTGFSEGMDRDKAVKLGFKRLLMKPVSFRDLAGAVREVLDERDSAGVLFDAADPPQ; encoded by the coding sequence ATGACAAAATTCATTCTTTTGACGAATAACTGGGGTAGAGAAAATTACCTGGTCAACACCGCCTCTCTTGTTTTCATTGCCGGCTTGATGCTCTCCTACGCGATCGCCTTTCCCTACCTTTTTGAGACCCTTGGCCCCGCCGTGCGGCTCCTGCCTATCGTTTACCTTCTGCTTGCCGCACTGTTATGGGGCCTATGGGGGGGGCTGGCTACCGGGGCCGTTACTTTCCTGATCAATTTATTGCTTCACGAAAAATTCCATTTTCAATTTGAAGGCGGTTTGATCGGGCCGTTTGCCGGCCTGATCACCATCGTGATGGTCGGCCGGCTGAGTGATTTGAGCAGGGGCCTTGCCCTGCAACTTAACGAACGTCATATTCTCGATGAACGCCTTCAAATGAGCGAAACGAAATATCGTACGCTCTTCGAAATGGAGTCGGATTGCCTTGCCCTGCTCGAAAGCGAAACCTTTCGGATTCTTGAGGTCAACCAGGCCGCCACCGAATTGTTTGGCTATTCCCGGGAGGACTTGTTGGGTGCGAACGCTTTACCACTATCGGCCGAACCGGAAAGAACCCTTGCGTTTATGCGTAACCGGATTCAACGGACACCGATCCGATATCTTCGGAAAAAAGACGGCACCATTTTTCCGTGCGAAATAAAGGCCCGGCATTTTGAACTGCAGGGACAAAAAGTATCCTTGATGGTTATCAGGGACATAACCGAGCGGATTGAAGCCGAACAACAACGGATGCTGACCGACAAGCAGCATCAACAGTCGCAGAAACTCGAAGCCATCGGCACCCTCGCCGGCGGCATCGCTCACGATTTCAATAATATTTTAGGCGGCATTCTTGGATATACCGATCTATTGCAGCTGCAGGAAATCTCCTGGGATCAAAAATCAAATTCTTATCTGGAACAAATTCGCAAAGCGATACACAGGGCCAAGGATCTTATCCATCAGATTCTGACTTTCAGCCGTCAATCCGAAGACTCAAAACAACCCGTTTTGATCATACCAATCATCATGGAAGCCCTGAAACTGCTTCGCGCCACTGTTCCCGCAAGAATTGAAATCCGACAGCACATCAAAGCCGACAAGGACACGGTGATTGCCGATGCGACCCAGATACATCAGATCATCATCAACCTGTGCACCAACGCGTATCATGCCATTACCTCGGGAAACGGCCTTATCGACGTCACCGTGGCCAATAGGCACCTGGATGAAAAATTCGCCGAATTGCACCCTGAAATAGAGCCGGGAAATTACTTGCTCATCACCGTAACGGACACCGGCCACGGCATGGATCAGCAGGTGCTCGAACGAATTTTTCAGCCCTATTTTACCACCAAAAAAGACCGGGGATCCGGCCTGGGGCTGTCCGTGGTTCACGGTATTGTCAGCGGTCATAAGGGCTGCGTCACGGTAGAAAGTGAACCCGGAAACGGGTCGAGTTTTCATGTGTATCTGCCCCTCGCGATCGCGGATGCCGATATGACCGGCGAGACGGCCCGACAAATTGCCGGCGGATCGGAAAGAATCCTTCTGGTGGACGATGAACCGGCGATCATAGAAATGATGAAGGACGTGCTCGAGAGAATGCACTATGTTGTCGAGTTCAGAACCAGCAGCCTGGAAGCGTTGGCGCTGATCAGGGCCAAACCTCGCCATTTCGACCTTCTGATTACGGATATGAACATGCCGCATATGACCGGCATTGAACTGCGAATGCAGGCGGCCCAAATCTACCCGGACTTTCCCGTTATCATCATGACTGGGTTCAGCGAGGGCATGGACCGCGACAAGGCCGTCAAACTCGGATTTAAAAGATTGCTCATGAAACCGGTTTCTTTTCGGGATTTGGCTGGGGCTGTTCGGGAGGTGCTGGATGAACGGGATAGTGCCGGCGTTCTTTTTGACGCAGCGGATCCGCCGCAGTGA
- a CDS encoding LysM peptidoglycan-binding domain-containing protein: MTQKIGSPIVHAIEEPVLIHLQCFEIMPQTEITKRLMHFSIFFLTFVLLCFQGHAAPAAQFDKSSTPTLALSSPKVQIQDHAVRAGLLYDLSTDTVVWNKNMHQAYPIASLTKMMVGLLAVEDIHAGKISWNTIIQVTPDATRVGGFMVGLTSGSSLSVAHLLKAALISSGNDAAYLLAKFLGGTERKFAHRMNRRAQQLGMESTRFSNATGMPAPNSRNDNHSSPSDLLILCKEILKHDELLRITRMSESSISQGGKIIRLRNHNRLLSIYEDVDGFKTGFTNNAKFCLAATSNKNGRRIIAIALGVDCKHVRNKFIANILSQSYVALGMGSLQPKTASTIAYKPKASHSGPGASTIHQVKKRDTLYGIAKLHGCSLAQLKSWNRLQGNKIKPGQKLHIYKKTRAIHASVSQPVGSTVIYYKVQPGDTLWAISQKYNKVSVDRLMRLNRIKRASDLKTGDTVKIVLDIG; this comes from the coding sequence TTGACACAAAAGATCGGTTCGCCTATAGTCCATGCTATAGAAGAGCCAGTCCTTATCCACTTGCAATGTTTTGAAATAATGCCACAAACAGAAATAACGAAAAGGCTGATGCATTTTTCTATCTTTTTTCTTACTTTTGTATTGCTTTGTTTTCAGGGGCATGCCGCTCCTGCTGCTCAATTCGACAAGTCTTCGACGCCGACATTGGCGTTATCTTCCCCGAAGGTTCAAATCCAGGACCATGCCGTCCGAGCCGGACTTTTATACGACCTTTCTACAGACACCGTTGTTTGGAATAAGAATATGCATCAGGCCTATCCCATTGCATCCCTGACCAAAATGATGGTGGGCCTTCTGGCTGTTGAAGATATTCATGCTGGAAAAATATCCTGGAATACTATCATTCAGGTCACTCCCGACGCGACCCGTGTGGGGGGGTTCATGGTTGGGCTGACATCAGGCAGTTCTCTTTCCGTGGCGCATCTTTTGAAAGCCGCCCTCATATCCTCTGGCAATGATGCGGCATATTTGCTGGCGAAATTTTTGGGGGGGACGGAGCGAAAATTCGCGCATCGCATGAATCGACGCGCTCAACAACTGGGGATGGAATCAACCCGTTTTTCCAACGCTACCGGCATGCCTGCACCGAATAGTCGCAATGACAATCATTCCAGTCCTTCGGATCTTCTGATCCTTTGCAAGGAAATACTCAAACATGATGAGTTGCTGCGCATTACCCGCATGAGTGAATCCTCGATCTCTCAAGGTGGAAAAATCATCAGGCTGAGAAACCATAACCGGCTTCTATCTATTTATGAAGATGTGGACGGATTTAAAACAGGCTTTACCAATAATGCAAAATTCTGTCTGGCAGCCACTTCGAACAAGAACGGCCGACGAATTATCGCCATTGCTTTAGGTGTTGATTGCAAGCATGTAAGGAATAAATTTATCGCAAATATACTTTCCCAATCCTATGTTGCCTTGGGTATGGGATCTCTCCAGCCAAAAACCGCCTCTACCATAGCCTACAAACCTAAAGCAAGCCATTCTGGACCCGGCGCTTCAACTATCCATCAGGTAAAAAAGAGAGATACCCTTTATGGTATTGCAAAACTTCATGGATGCTCGCTTGCACAATTAAAAAGTTGGAACCGGCTTCAAGGAAACAAGATCAAACCGGGGCAGAAATTGCACATATACAAAAAAACCCGGGCAATTCATGCCTCCGTGTCTCAACCCGTTGGGTCAACCGTTATTTATTACAAGGTCCAGCCCGGCGACACACTATGGGCAATTTCTCAAAAATACAACAAGGTGTCAGTAGACCGATTAATGCGGCTCAACAGAATAAAACGGGCCAGTGATTTGAAAACCGGCGATACCGTCAAAATCGTTCTCGATATCGGGTAA
- a CDS encoding L,D-transpeptidase family protein, with the protein MNENDTLLDIARDFGLGYNQIIAANPNIDPWVPPKGSLVITPLAFVLPQERISTGIVVNLAEMRLYYFFSEGGHDYFLTAPIGIGTEGFLTRLGTYKVKSKTPNPTWVVPASIKEAEPDLPDKVPPGPDNPLGDFALRLSQFEYAIHGTNKPWGIGRRVSHGCIRMYPEDISAFYPMVPVGTKVYVIYEPIKVGWGDGKCWIQVFDDFDNQMVNPLPKALSGLSHCETALGPLKVDFKALGRALKDKTGVPTEVARLQKP; encoded by the coding sequence GTGAATGAAAACGACACACTCCTGGACATCGCACGTGACTTTGGCCTTGGTTATAATCAGATCATTGCTGCGAACCCGAACATTGACCCTTGGGTGCCGCCCAAGGGGAGCCTTGTAATTACGCCCTTGGCCTTTGTGCTCCCTCAGGAACGTATAAGTACCGGCATTGTCGTAAATCTGGCGGAAATGCGCCTTTACTACTTTTTCTCGGAGGGAGGCCACGATTATTTTCTCACGGCCCCCATCGGCATCGGCACAGAGGGCTTTCTCACCAGATTGGGCACTTATAAAGTAAAAAGCAAGACGCCTAACCCAACCTGGGTGGTACCGGCGTCAATCAAGGAAGCGGAACCCGATCTGCCGGACAAGGTGCCGCCGGGGCCGGACAATCCGCTGGGCGATTTTGCACTCCGTCTATCTCAATTTGAATACGCAATACACGGGACAAACAAACCATGGGGCATTGGCAGAAGAGTGAGTCATGGCTGTATCCGCATGTACCCGGAAGACATAAGCGCTTTCTATCCCATGGTACCCGTGGGAACGAAGGTCTATGTCATTTATGAACCGATCAAGGTCGGATGGGGGGATGGAAAGTGTTGGATACAGGTATTTGATGACTTTGACAACCAGATGGTTAATCCGCTTCCAAAGGCTTTGAGCGGGCTTTCTCACTGTGAAACAGCTTTAGGTCCTCTTAAAGTTGACTTCAAGGCCCTAGGGAGGGCCTTGAAGGATAAAACCGGCGTGCCTACGGAGGTTGCGCGCCTACAAAAACCTTAA
- a CDS encoding L,D-transpeptidase, with product MLSNFFLKSQSIIFLVLIFSTLTALSSEWPATARRFVVIDKAPKKLVLFKDREQVAEFPAAFGIDPDSDKYKALDSATPEGLYFITYKKHKSRFHRFLGISYPNLTNAARGLAQGVLSSTEYKRIYNAIQKSGWMPCDTGLGCGIGIHGGGVFRYFGKTRETDWTEGCIALDNKNIEKVFNFCGLGDPVIIFNSRKTLCGIIRPFAAIKDIGKNGVPICPNGICAYHIEIPTFLGRMILTIREGKDYGRSINVMVYKNNARKEPLLVLVDRNADGHISGIDSIGGPLADEKAPDETYGLARKAVISALSRGDILNSSDRR from the coding sequence ATGCTATCGAATTTCTTTTTAAAAAGTCAATCCATAATCTTTTTAGTCTTGATTTTTTCAACCTTAACGGCCCTATCGTCGGAATGGCCTGCCACGGCAAGGCGCTTCGTAGTAATAGACAAGGCCCCAAAAAAATTGGTCTTATTCAAGGACCGTGAGCAGGTGGCCGAATTTCCCGCCGCTTTTGGGATAGACCCCGATTCAGACAAATACAAGGCGCTTGACAGCGCGACCCCTGAAGGGCTGTATTTCATTACCTATAAAAAACACAAAAGCCGCTTTCACCGATTTTTGGGCATATCATACCCAAACCTTACGAATGCGGCCAGGGGCCTGGCTCAAGGCGTATTATCCAGCACGGAATATAAAAGGATATATAACGCCATTCAAAAATCAGGCTGGATGCCCTGTGATACCGGTCTCGGCTGCGGCATCGGGATACATGGCGGAGGGGTTTTTCGATATTTCGGCAAAACCAGAGAGACAGACTGGACCGAGGGCTGCATTGCATTAGACAACAAAAACATAGAAAAGGTATTCAATTTCTGTGGCCTGGGAGATCCTGTCATCATCTTCAACAGCCGCAAAACCCTCTGCGGCATCATCAGACCGTTTGCCGCCATAAAAGATATCGGGAAAAACGGGGTGCCAATCTGCCCGAACGGAATTTGCGCCTATCATATCGAAATCCCGACATTTTTGGGCCGAATGATACTGACCATAAGGGAAGGAAAAGACTATGGCAGATCCATTAACGTCATGGTTTATAAAAACAACGCCCGGAAGGAGCCGCTCCTTGTCCTTGTCGACCGTAACGCGGATGGCCATATAAGTGGCATCGACAGCATAGGCGGCCCGCTTGCGGATGAAAAGGCCCCTGATGAAACTTACGGCCTGGCAAGAAAAGCGGTTATCAGCGCCCTTTCCAGGGGCGACATCTTAAATTCGAGCGACAGACGATAG
- a CDS encoding universal stress protein: protein MKKNILVAVDASTQSKKAVKYALKMRSLIENLHFTLVNVQPAVSDFLVKDACLDSKAKAALEAFRAKNEKHSMTLLEKYKADMIAAGADNQSIELVSLPRTMGAAKDILTYARQQQQSAILLGRRGVSKLEELFAGSVTNAVLEHADVTPVWAIDGDVSSTKILVAVDGSQSALNAVDYVCQMMGDTPSVRFTLLHVTSSVKDFCAIDFQEDVGIVEEIIASGDQKCLSNFYSHAQQKFKAAGVAQDRISIEEVKSTGSISKTIVDEAKKGNFGIVVVGRTGAHDSFFVGSVSRYIVKNATNCAVWLVP, encoded by the coding sequence TTGAAAAAAAATATTTTAGTCGCTGTCGATGCGTCCACCCAATCGAAAAAGGCTGTTAAATACGCCCTTAAAATGAGGTCTCTGATCGAGAATCTGCATTTTACCTTGGTGAATGTTCAACCCGCCGTTTCAGATTTTCTGGTGAAGGATGCCTGTCTTGATTCAAAAGCCAAGGCGGCACTGGAGGCATTCAGGGCAAAAAATGAAAAGCATTCCATGACGTTGCTTGAGAAATACAAAGCCGATATGATTGCCGCGGGTGCCGACAATCAATCCATTGAATTGGTCAGTCTGCCCAGAACCATGGGAGCAGCCAAAGATATCCTGACATATGCGAGGCAACAGCAGCAATCCGCTATCCTTCTGGGTCGAAGAGGTGTCTCGAAACTGGAAGAATTGTTTGCGGGCAGTGTGACAAATGCTGTTTTGGAGCACGCTGACGTCACACCTGTTTGGGCCATCGACGGCGACGTGTCATCTACTAAAATCCTGGTTGCCGTGGATGGATCGCAAAGCGCATTGAATGCCGTGGATTATGTTTGCCAAATGATGGGTGATACCCCCAGCGTCCGTTTTACTCTTCTGCATGTAACCTCATCCGTTAAGGATTTTTGTGCCATTGACTTCCAAGAAGACGTTGGAATTGTGGAGGAAATCATTGCCAGTGGCGATCAAAAATGTCTGAGCAATTTTTATTCTCACGCACAACAGAAATTCAAGGCGGCGGGTGTTGCACAAGATCGGATATCCATCGAGGAGGTCAAAAGCACCGGAAGCATTTCGAAAACCATCGTAGATGAAGCCAAAAAGGGCAACTTCGGAATCGTGGTAGTGGGAAGAACCGGTGCCCATGATTCATTCTTTGTTGGAAGCGTCTCCAGATATATTGTTAAAAACGCCACCAACTGTGCGGTCTGGCTGGTTCCGTAG
- a CDS encoding universal stress protein yields MEANKKILFGVDESDFARQALAATGDLEKRNSELAITIFHGLGGPGYGSKVKMLGLSPDETEKIQQLLIVEGKNILKKAEETLVASGFDPRRISTIFEQDITDPSETMIKLADSRGFETIAVGRWGATTVSRQILGTITYRLTSAAVAPIIWVVDPRVVSKHVLVTLIGAPVGQRIVDYTVRYFGHLKESRFTFFHVIPMFPHQCRDYDCIPGQDGFEALKEKMGQWLAEEKAKVTRFAEEAISQLIECGVPEQNITLKLVPQEKGVARDILKELNDGNHGILVIGRKGAGNIQEFGLGSKVNKLLPAAQTFITCIVS; encoded by the coding sequence ATGGAAGCAAACAAAAAAATATTATTCGGCGTGGACGAATCTGATTTTGCACGGCAAGCGTTGGCGGCAACAGGGGATTTGGAAAAGAGGAATTCCGAGTTGGCGATTACGATATTTCATGGATTGGGTGGCCCGGGCTATGGTTCCAAAGTTAAGATGCTGGGGCTATCCCCTGATGAAACTGAAAAGATTCAGCAGCTATTGATTGTTGAAGGAAAGAACATCCTGAAAAAAGCGGAAGAGACATTGGTGGCATCCGGATTTGACCCAAGGAGAATCTCAACTATTTTCGAACAGGACATAACCGACCCATCCGAAACCATGATAAAGCTGGCGGATTCCAGAGGCTTTGAAACGATTGCGGTGGGCAGATGGGGGGCGACGACGGTATCACGTCAGATTTTAGGAACCATCACCTACCGGTTGACCAGTGCTGCCGTCGCCCCAATTATTTGGGTGGTTGACCCGCGTGTCGTCTCTAAACATGTGCTGGTGACACTGATTGGCGCGCCCGTCGGCCAAAGGATTGTTGATTACACCGTTCGGTATTTCGGTCATCTCAAGGAAAGTCGGTTTACCTTCTTCCATGTGATTCCGATGTTTCCCCATCAGTGCCGGGACTACGATTGTATTCCAGGCCAAGATGGATTTGAGGCGCTAAAGGAAAAAATGGGCCAATGGCTGGCGGAAGAGAAAGCAAAAGTAACTCGATTCGCAGAGGAAGCTATAAGTCAGCTTATCGAATGCGGGGTTCCCGAACAAAATATCACCCTGAAACTCGTACCTCAGGAAAAGGGCGTTGCCAGGGATATTCTCAAGGAATTAAATGACGGCAATCACGGCATTCTCGTGATAGGTCGTAAGGGTGCGGGAAACATCCAAGAATTCGGGCTTGGAAGCAAGGTAAACAAGCTGCTCCCTGCGGCGCAAACCTTTATCACATGTATCGTCAGCTGA
- a CDS encoding ZIP family metal transporter, with the protein MANTFWTALVTSILAALVTSMGIYTIRRFTAWGERNTTYFMCFAAGVLISASFLHIIPKAFEIAPQAPVWLLVGFFGLHLFNRFITAFVCERDPNKKDYVIGIVPMIGIGFHSLIDGFIYSITFTVSIFTGYLATIGMVLHEFPEGIITYLLLVRGGFAERKAMLVAFLAAAVTTPLGMLVSYPVISKITPHSLGALLSLSAGALVYVGATHLLPRAEQEHKKFSLVALAGGMLVALIIVMSKT; encoded by the coding sequence ATGGCAAATACCTTCTGGACGGCGTTGGTTACCAGTATATTGGCGGCGCTCGTCACATCCATGGGCATCTACACGATTAGACGATTTACCGCCTGGGGCGAACGCAATACGACCTATTTCATGTGCTTTGCGGCAGGGGTGCTCATCTCCGCTTCCTTTCTGCACATTATTCCAAAAGCCTTCGAAATAGCCCCTCAAGCACCGGTGTGGTTGCTGGTCGGGTTTTTCGGGTTGCACCTGTTCAATCGCTTTATAACGGCATTTGTCTGCGAAAGGGATCCGAACAAAAAGGACTACGTGATCGGCATCGTTCCCATGATCGGCATCGGCTTTCATTCCTTAATTGACGGGTTCATCTATTCCATTACCTTTACGGTCAGCATTTTTACGGGATATTTGGCAACCATCGGCATGGTCCTGCATGAGTTTCCCGAAGGCATCATTACCTATTTGCTGCTGGTGCGCGGCGGATTCGCGGAACGAAAGGCGATGTTGGTGGCTTTTCTGGCTGCTGCCGTGACCACCCCATTGGGCATGCTGGTTTCCTATCCCGTTATCAGCAAGATAACTCCGCACTCATTGGGTGCCTTGCTTTCCCTTTCAGCCGGCGCGCTGGTTTATGTTGGCGCCACCCACCTTTTGCCTCGAGCGGAGCAGGAGCATAAGAAATTCAGCTTGGTTGCCCTGGCGGGTGGCATGCTGGTTGCCTTGATCATCGTGATGTCGAAAACTTGA
- a CDS encoding CBS domain-containing protein: protein MEKMKVRDLMVSADSFPKISCQVTFYEALAALEDAQKKYLSGEIEQRILLIVDKEGKVMGKLSPIDLIRGLETNYNRVNAEKVLDRFGLHYVWKSMQEDYNLWENPFKDLCRKAGEVQVKDFIKAPAKGQSVNVDDSLSKCFHLFVMNRHDALFVFDRDEIVGLLRFSDLYRKASAIMRECGIEAMPR from the coding sequence ATGGAAAAAATGAAAGTGCGAGATCTCATGGTTTCGGCAGACAGCTTTCCGAAGATATCTTGCCAAGTCACCTTTTACGAAGCGCTTGCCGCTTTGGAAGATGCCCAGAAAAAATACCTCTCAGGAGAAATTGAACAAAGAATTCTTCTGATTGTGGATAAAGAAGGAAAGGTCATGGGAAAACTTTCTCCCATTGACCTGATTCGCGGGCTGGAAACGAACTATAACAGGGTGAACGCCGAGAAGGTCCTCGACCGCTTCGGGCTTCATTATGTCTGGAAATCCATGCAGGAAGACTATAATCTGTGGGAAAATCCATTCAAGGATCTGTGCCGCAAAGCCGGAGAGGTTCAAGTAAAGGACTTTATCAAGGCGCCGGCCAAAGGACAATCCGTCAACGTGGATGACTCCCTGTCCAAATGCTTTCATCTGTTCGTTATGAATCGACATGACGCGCTGTTCGTTTTTGACCGTGATGAGATTGTCGGGCTGTTGAGGTTCTCAGATTTGTACAGGAAGGCTTCCGCGATCATGAGAGAATGCGGTATTGAAGCAATGCCGCGTTAG
- a CDS encoding hemolysin family protein, which produces MKLFLKTSNKISATAVLLLLAVSARAFGIEGPHEKGVEGTSAAVVLLITYVLLALFFSFLCSVAEAVLLSITPSYIEGQKEKRPKRAALLKRLKQENVDRSLAAILTLNTIAHTAGAIGAGAEATVVFGSAWFGLFSAAMTLMILFLSEIVPKTIGAVYWSKLVGPTAVFVSTLIVALYPIVWISERLTQFISSGKTMHIFSREEFIAMTSVGVASGQILIKESMIIRNLLRFGSLKVADIMTPRTVISAFAEDMKIRDSLKQVIQTPFSRLPLYRTRIDNITGFVLKDDVLIFSAQKRGDETLKTLKRSILAVPESVSLTALLERFLKDRQHIAIVTNEHGGTEGLVTLEDLIETLMGMEIMDETDDVEDMRTLARKQWGERARAMGLEADFSHFKNP; this is translated from the coding sequence ATGAAATTATTTTTAAAGACGTCAAATAAAATTTCGGCAACAGCAGTGTTGCTGTTGCTGGCTGTTTCGGCTCGTGCCTTTGGTATAGAAGGCCCACATGAAAAAGGTGTTGAAGGTACCAGCGCTGCGGTTGTGTTGCTGATCACCTATGTGCTGCTGGCCTTGTTCTTTTCATTTCTCTGTTCAGTGGCGGAAGCGGTCCTATTAAGCATTACACCCTCCTATATCGAGGGACAGAAAGAAAAACGACCTAAACGTGCGGCGCTTTTGAAACGACTAAAACAAGAGAATGTGGATCGATCGCTTGCGGCCATTTTGACACTAAACACGATTGCCCATACAGCTGGTGCGATCGGCGCCGGCGCCGAAGCAACCGTTGTATTCGGAAGCGCCTGGTTTGGCCTTTTCTCGGCCGCAATGACACTTATGATCCTTTTTCTTTCCGAAATCGTTCCTAAGACCATTGGTGCCGTTTACTGGTCGAAGCTTGTTGGACCCACTGCGGTTTTTGTTAGTACCCTGATCGTGGCGCTTTATCCCATCGTGTGGATCTCGGAACGGCTGACACAATTTATTTCGAGTGGCAAGACGATGCATATTTTCAGTCGGGAAGAGTTTATCGCCATGACATCGGTTGGTGTGGCCTCCGGTCAGATTCTCATTAAGGAGTCTATGATTATTCGAAACCTGCTCCGATTCGGGTCGCTAAAAGTAGCCGACATCATGACACCGCGTACCGTCATCTCAGCGTTTGCCGAGGATATGAAAATAAGGGATTCATTGAAGCAAGTAATACAAACCCCTTTCTCCCGCCTGCCGCTCTACAGAACGCGTATTGACAATATAACCGGCTTTGTTCTTAAAGACGATGTTCTGATTTTTTCCGCACAGAAGCGAGGGGATGAAACACTAAAAACCCTGAAACGCAGCATACTTGCCGTTCCGGAATCGGTATCGTTGACAGCGTTATTGGAACGATTTCTTAAAGATCGCCAGCATATTGCTATCGTCACCAATGAGCATGGCGGAACAGAGGGCCTGGTAACACTCGAAGATTTAATTGAGACGCTTATGGGCATGGAAATTATGGATGAAACCGACGATGTTGAAGACATGCGAACATTGGCGCGGAAGCAATGGGGGGAACGTGCCAGGGCGATGGGCCTTGAAGCTGATTTCTCGCATTTCAAAAACCCCTAA
- a CDS encoding CBS domain-containing protein, with translation MTVLVKDIMVRQFDTIHERVPVEQAIRMVLNGKVRYTGHKTVSLIVVNDLQQMVGVITMFDILYHFRPDFLNFGIDGADLDWKGQIQLLVSKLKEKRVNQVMSDNVIGATPEEHLMVVIDRMVKNKYRRLPVLENRKPVGVVYISDIYHHLFKNA, from the coding sequence ATGACTGTTTTAGTGAAAGATATCATGGTTCGGCAGTTTGACACCATTCATGAGCGTGTTCCCGTTGAACAAGCCATCCGAATGGTTTTGAACGGCAAAGTCCGTTATACCGGGCATAAAACTGTGAGCCTTATAGTGGTGAATGATCTTCAGCAGATGGTGGGTGTCATTACCATGTTTGATATTCTATACCATTTTCGTCCCGACTTTTTGAATTTCGGCATAGATGGCGCTGATTTGGATTGGAAAGGCCAAATCCAGCTTCTTGTTTCAAAGCTCAAAGAGAAAAGAGTCAACCAGGTTATGAGCGACAACGTCATCGGCGCCACGCCGGAGGAACATTTGATGGTTGTCATTGACCGCATGGTGAAAAACAAATACAGGCGACTGCCGGTGTTGGAGAACCGAAAGCCCGTTGGCGTGGTCTACATTTCCGATATCTATCATCATTTGTTTAAAAATGCCTAA